A genome region from Sus scrofa isolate TJ Tabasco breed Duroc unplaced genomic scaffold, Sscrofa11.1 Contig1206, whole genome shotgun sequence includes the following:
- the PMPCA gene encoding LOW QUALITY PROTEIN: mitochondrial-processing peptidase subunit alpha (The sequence of the model RefSeq protein was modified relative to this genomic sequence to represent the inferred CDS: inserted 1 base in 1 codon), with product MAAVVLAATRLLRGSGPWGRSRLRFGAPAGRQFSSGGAYPNIPLSSPLPGVPKPVFATVDGQEKFETKVTTLDNGLRVASQNKFGQFCTVGILINSGSRYEAKYLSGIAHFLEKLAFSSTDRFASKDEILLTLEKHGGICDCQTSRDTTMYAVSANSKGLDTVVGLLADVVLHPRLTDEELEMTRMAVQFELEDLNMRPDPEPLLTEMIHQAAYRENTVGLQRLCPAENVAKMDRAELHAYLRNYYTPDRMVLAAVGVEHQHLVECARKHLLGSRPAWGSDGAVQVDRSVAQYTGGIVKLERDMSNVSLGPAPFPELTHVMIGLESCSFLEADFIPFAVLNMMMGGGGSFSAGGPGKGMFTRLYLNVLNRHHWMYNATSYHHSYEDTGLLCIHASADPRQVREMVEIVTREFVLMAGAVDVVELARAKTQLTSMLMMNLEARPVVFEDVGRQVLATRSRKLPHELCALIRDVKPEDIKRVAXKMLRGKPAVAALGALGHLPTYEHIQAALASKDGRLPRTYRLFR from the exons ATGGCGGCCGTGGTGCTGGCGGCGACGCGGCTGCTGCGCGGCTCGGGCCCCTGGGGCCGCTCGCGGCTGAG GTTCGGCGCCCCTGCGGGCAGACAGTTCAGTAGCGGCGGTGCCTATCCCAACATACCCCTCTCTTCCCCCCTACCGGGGGTCCCCAAGCCTGTCTTTGCTACAGTCGATGGACAAGAGAAGTTTGAAACCAAAGTCACCACACTGGATAATGGGCTTCGCGTGGCATCTCAGAATAAGTTTGGACAGTTCTGCACGGTAGGAA TTCTTATTAATTCAGGATCAAGATATGAAGCGAAATATCTTAGTGGAATTGCTCACTTTTTGGAAAAATTGGCATTTTCG tctaCCGATCGGTTTGCCAGCAAAGATGAAATCTTGCTTACCTTGGAAAAGCACGGGGGCATCTGTGACTGCCAGACCTCGAG AGACACCACCATGTATGCTGTGTCTGCCAATTCTAAGGGCCTGGACACCGTGGTCGGCTTGCTGGCGGACGTGGTCCTGCACCCCAGGCTAACAG ACGAGGAGCTGGAGATGACGCGGATGGCTGTCCAGTTTGAGCTGGAGGACCTGAACATGAGGCCCGACCCGGAGCCGCTGCTCACCGAGATGATTCACCAG GCTGCTTACCGGGAAAACACGGTCGGCCTCCAGCGCCTCTGCCCCGCGGAGAACGTGGCGAAGATGGATCGAGCGGAGCTCCACGCCTACCTGAGGAACTACTACACCCCCGACCGCATGGTGCTGGCCGCGGTGGGCGTGGAGCACCAGCACCTGGTGGAGTGTGCCAGAAAGCACCTCCTGGGCAGCCGGCCGGCGTGGGGCAGTGACGGGGCCGTGCAGGTGGACAGGTCGGTGGCGCAGTACACCGGGGGCATCGTCAAG CTGGAGCGGGACATGTCCAACGTCAGCCTGGGCCCCGCCCCGTTCCCCGAGCTCACGCACGTCATGATCGGCCTGGAGAGCTGCTCCTTCCTG GAGGCCGACTTCATCCCCTTCGCCGTGCTCAACATGATGATGGGCGGGGGCGGCTCCTTCTCGGCCGGCGGCCCCGGCAAGGGCATGTTCACCCGGCTCTACCTCAACGTGCTCAACAG GCACCACTGGATGTACAACGCCACCTCCTACCACCACAGCTACGAGGACACGGGCCTCCTGTGCATTCACGCCAGCGCCGACCCGAGACAG GTTCGAGAAATGGTGGAGATTGTCACGAGAGAGTTTGTGCTGATGGCCGGAGCCGTGGATGTG GTGGAGCTGGCGCGGGCCAAGACGCAGCTGACGTCCATGCTCATGATGAACCTGGAGGCCAGGCCCGTCGTCTTCGAGGACGTGGGCAGGCAGGTGCTGGCCACGCGCTCCAGGAAGCTGCCCCACGAGCTGTGCGCGCTCATCC GCGACGTGAAGCCAGAGGACATCAAGAGAGTTG TCAAGATGCTCCGTGGCAAGCCGGCCGTGGCCgccctgggggccctgggccACCTGCCGACGTACGAGCACATCCAGGCGGCGCTGGCCAGCAAGGACGGGCGGCTGCCCAGGACCTACCGCCTCTTCCGCTAG
- the SDCCAG3 gene encoding serologically defined colon cancer antigen 3 isoform X3 — protein sequence MAGYARRPGVTPLSRARSLVIPDAPAFYERRSCLPQLDCERPQGRDLESHLFGIRPTFMCYVPSPVLASVGDTDFGCGKGQCAKQGPARVQNTHFGDDKLEDLSEANPFSFKEFLKTKNLGLSKEDTDGRVYSKEATRHALGLDRDSPASQTAGYGLDYQQPFFEDPTGAGDLLDEDEDEDEGWHGAYLPSTVEQTHSSRGAASTSPCSTYVSFFSNPSELVGPESLPSWTPSDAELRGSPAGSPSTDFAAHGEALGDRRLRTLQISYEALKDENSKLRRKLTEVQSFSETQTEMVRTLERQLEAKMMKEERDFHDLESAVRQVEQNLELMTKRAVKAENHVVKLKQEVSLLQAQVSNLKRENEALRAGQGASLTVVKQNTDVALQNLRVVMHNAHASIRQLVSGAETLNLVAEILKSIDRISEIKDQEES from the exons ATGGCGGGCTACGCGCGCCGCCCGGGCGTCACCCCGCTGTCCCGGGCCCGGAGCCTCGTCATTCCGGACG CTCCAGCGTTCTATGAGCGCCGGTCTTGTCTCCCCCAGCTAGACTGTGAGCGCCCCCAAGGCAGGGACCTGGAGTCCCACCTCTTCGGCATTCGGCCGACGTTTATGTGCTATGTGCCCAGTCCGGTGCTAGCTTCCGTGGGAGACACAG ATTTTGGCTGTGGCAAGGGGCAGTGTGCTAAGCAAGGCCCAGCTCGGGTCCAGAACACACATTTCGGAG ATGACAAACTGGAAGATCTCTCAGAAGCAAATCCATTCTCCTTTAAAGAGTTTCTGAAGACCAAGAACCTCGGCCTGTCGAAAGAGGACACCGACGGCAGAGTTTATTCAAAA GAAGCCACAAGGCACGCACTGGGACTCGACCGCGACTCCCCAGCCTCCCAAACCGCGGGGTATGGCCTGGACTATCAGCAGCCATTTTTCGAAGACCCGACGGGGGCGGGCGACCTCCTGGacgaggacgaggacgaggacgAGGGCTGGCACGGGGCCTACCTGCCGTCCACCGTGGAGCAGACGCACTCCTCCAGGGGCGCGGCCAGCACGTCGCCCTGCAGCACCTACGTCTCCTTTTTCTCCAACCCCTCGGAGCTGGTGGGGCCCGAGTCTCTGCCCTCGTGGACACCGAGCGATGCCGAGTTGCGTGGCTCCCCAGCGGGGAGCCCCAGCACGGACTTTGCCGCCCACGGGGAGGCCCTGGGGGACAGGCGCCTGCGGACGCTGCAGATAAGTTACGAAGCA ctgaaagatgaaaattctaagcTAAGAAGAAAGCTGACTGAGGTTCAGAGCTTCTCTGAAACTCAAACAGAAAT GGTCAGGACCCTCGAGCGGCAACTGGAAGCGAAGATGATGAAGGAGGAGCGGGACTTCCACGACCTGGAGTCGGCCGTGCGGCAGGTGGAGCAGAACCTGGAGCTGATGACG AAGCGTGCGGTGAAGGCAGAAAATCACGTCGTGAAACTGAAGCAGGAAGTGAGCTTGCTCCAG GCGCAGGTCTCTAACTTGAAGCGGGAGAATGAGGCCCTGCGGGCGGGCCAGGGCGCCAGCCTGACGGTGGTGAAGCAGAACACCGACGTGGCCTTGCAGAATCTCCGCGTCGTCATGCACAACGCCCACGCCTCCATCAG GCAGCTGGTTTCTGGAGCCGAAACCCTGAATCTTGTTGCTGAAATCCTTAAATCGATAGACAGAATTTCTGAGATTAAAGACCAGGAGGAGTCTTGA
- the SDCCAG3 gene encoding serologically defined colon cancer antigen 3 isoform X1, with the protein MAGYARRPGVTPLSRARSLVIPDAPAFYERRSCLPQLDCERPQGRDLESHLFGIRPTFMCYVPSPVLASVGDTDDKLEDLSEANPFSFKEFLKTKNLGLSKEDTDGRVYSKEATRHALGLDRDSPASQTAGYGLDYQQPFFEDPTGAGDLLDEDEDEDEGWHGAYLPSTVEQTHSSRGAASTSPCSTYVSFFSNPSELVGPESLPSWTPSDAELRGSPAGSPSTDFAAHGEALGDRRLRTLQISYEALKDENSKLRRKLTEVQSFSETQTEMVRTLERQLEAKMMKEERDFHDLESAVRQVEQNLELMTKRAVKAENHVVKLKQEVSLLQAQVSNLKRENEALRAGQGASLTVVKQNTDVALQNLRVVMHNAHASIRQLVSGAETLNLVAEILKSIDRISEIKDQEES; encoded by the exons ATGGCGGGCTACGCGCGCCGCCCGGGCGTCACCCCGCTGTCCCGGGCCCGGAGCCTCGTCATTCCGGACG CTCCAGCGTTCTATGAGCGCCGGTCTTGTCTCCCCCAGCTAGACTGTGAGCGCCCCCAAGGCAGGGACCTGGAGTCCCACCTCTTCGGCATTCGGCCGACGTTTATGTGCTATGTGCCCAGTCCGGTGCTAGCTTCCGTGGGAGACACAG ATGACAAACTGGAAGATCTCTCAGAAGCAAATCCATTCTCCTTTAAAGAGTTTCTGAAGACCAAGAACCTCGGCCTGTCGAAAGAGGACACCGACGGCAGAGTTTATTCAAAA GAAGCCACAAGGCACGCACTGGGACTCGACCGCGACTCCCCAGCCTCCCAAACCGCGGGGTATGGCCTGGACTATCAGCAGCCATTTTTCGAAGACCCGACGGGGGCGGGCGACCTCCTGGacgaggacgaggacgaggacgAGGGCTGGCACGGGGCCTACCTGCCGTCCACCGTGGAGCAGACGCACTCCTCCAGGGGCGCGGCCAGCACGTCGCCCTGCAGCACCTACGTCTCCTTTTTCTCCAACCCCTCGGAGCTGGTGGGGCCCGAGTCTCTGCCCTCGTGGACACCGAGCGATGCCGAGTTGCGTGGCTCCCCAGCGGGGAGCCCCAGCACGGACTTTGCCGCCCACGGGGAGGCCCTGGGGGACAGGCGCCTGCGGACGCTGCAGATAAGTTACGAAGCA ctgaaagatgaaaattctaagcTAAGAAGAAAGCTGACTGAGGTTCAGAGCTTCTCTGAAACTCAAACAGAAAT GGTCAGGACCCTCGAGCGGCAACTGGAAGCGAAGATGATGAAGGAGGAGCGGGACTTCCACGACCTGGAGTCGGCCGTGCGGCAGGTGGAGCAGAACCTGGAGCTGATGACG AAGCGTGCGGTGAAGGCAGAAAATCACGTCGTGAAACTGAAGCAGGAAGTGAGCTTGCTCCAG GCGCAGGTCTCTAACTTGAAGCGGGAGAATGAGGCCCTGCGGGCGGGCCAGGGCGCCAGCCTGACGGTGGTGAAGCAGAACACCGACGTGGCCTTGCAGAATCTCCGCGTCGTCATGCACAACGCCCACGCCTCCATCAG GCAGCTGGTTTCTGGAGCCGAAACCCTGAATCTTGTTGCTGAAATCCTTAAATCGATAGACAGAATTTCTGAGATTAAAGACCAGGAGGAGTCTTGA
- the SDCCAG3 gene encoding serologically defined colon cancer antigen 3 isoform X2, with protein MAGYARRPGVTPLSRARSLVIPDDDKLEDLSEANPFSFKEFLKTKNLGLSKEDTDGRVYSKEATRHALGLDRDSPASQTAGYGLDYQQPFFEDPTGAGDLLDEDEDEDEGWHGAYLPSTVEQTHSSRGAASTSPCSTYVSFFSNPSELVGPESLPSWTPSDAELRGSPAGSPSTDFAAHGEALGDRRLRTLQISYEALKDENSKLRRKLTEVQSFSETQTEMVRTLERQLEAKMMKEERDFHDLESAVRQVEQNLELMTKRAVKAENHVVKLKQEVSLLQAQVSNLKRENEALRAGQGASLTVVKQNTDVALQNLRVVMHNAHASIRQLVSGAETLNLVAEILKSIDRISEIKDQEES; from the exons ATGGCGGGCTACGCGCGCCGCCCGGGCGTCACCCCGCTGTCCCGGGCCCGGAGCCTCGTCATTCCGGACG ATGACAAACTGGAAGATCTCTCAGAAGCAAATCCATTCTCCTTTAAAGAGTTTCTGAAGACCAAGAACCTCGGCCTGTCGAAAGAGGACACCGACGGCAGAGTTTATTCAAAA GAAGCCACAAGGCACGCACTGGGACTCGACCGCGACTCCCCAGCCTCCCAAACCGCGGGGTATGGCCTGGACTATCAGCAGCCATTTTTCGAAGACCCGACGGGGGCGGGCGACCTCCTGGacgaggacgaggacgaggacgAGGGCTGGCACGGGGCCTACCTGCCGTCCACCGTGGAGCAGACGCACTCCTCCAGGGGCGCGGCCAGCACGTCGCCCTGCAGCACCTACGTCTCCTTTTTCTCCAACCCCTCGGAGCTGGTGGGGCCCGAGTCTCTGCCCTCGTGGACACCGAGCGATGCCGAGTTGCGTGGCTCCCCAGCGGGGAGCCCCAGCACGGACTTTGCCGCCCACGGGGAGGCCCTGGGGGACAGGCGCCTGCGGACGCTGCAGATAAGTTACGAAGCA ctgaaagatgaaaattctaagcTAAGAAGAAAGCTGACTGAGGTTCAGAGCTTCTCTGAAACTCAAACAGAAAT GGTCAGGACCCTCGAGCGGCAACTGGAAGCGAAGATGATGAAGGAGGAGCGGGACTTCCACGACCTGGAGTCGGCCGTGCGGCAGGTGGAGCAGAACCTGGAGCTGATGACG AAGCGTGCGGTGAAGGCAGAAAATCACGTCGTGAAACTGAAGCAGGAAGTGAGCTTGCTCCAG GCGCAGGTCTCTAACTTGAAGCGGGAGAATGAGGCCCTGCGGGCGGGCCAGGGCGCCAGCCTGACGGTGGTGAAGCAGAACACCGACGTGGCCTTGCAGAATCTCCGCGTCGTCATGCACAACGCCCACGCCTCCATCAG GCAGCTGGTTTCTGGAGCCGAAACCCTGAATCTTGTTGCTGAAATCCTTAAATCGATAGACAGAATTTCTGAGATTAAAGACCAGGAGGAGTCTTGA